One genomic segment of Dysosmobacter sp. Marseille-Q4140 includes these proteins:
- a CDS encoding TetR/AcrR family transcriptional regulator, which produces MDKFLALTEEKRLTILNAAFQCFGKFGYEKASINDIAVAAHISKASVFQYFGSKKQLYIYLLEYCKKIIEGLFDKEALDSETDLFDRILASSRMKMEGLQNQPFILQFITSAWEENSPEVTDTLAILTEETGRFRNDLVLREEDALKFKDPEDAQPVFQMLLLMAEGYAAGYRGAAAFDFQAVMEDFEKNIAILRKNFYKEEYLK; this is translated from the coding sequence TTGGACAAATTTTTGGCCCTGACCGAAGAAAAGAGATTGACCATTCTCAATGCGGCGTTCCAGTGCTTCGGCAAGTTTGGTTATGAAAAAGCCTCAATCAATGATATTGCGGTAGCCGCACACATTTCCAAAGCGTCTGTGTTTCAGTATTTCGGCAGTAAAAAGCAGCTCTACATTTACCTGCTGGAATACTGCAAGAAAATCATAGAGGGACTATTTGATAAGGAAGCCCTCGATTCCGAAACAGATTTGTTCGACAGGATTCTGGCATCCAGCCGCATGAAAATGGAGGGGCTCCAAAATCAGCCTTTTATCTTGCAGTTTATTACCAGTGCCTGGGAGGAAAATTCTCCCGAGGTGACGGATACGCTGGCGATCCTGACGGAGGAGACCGGCAGATTCCGAAACGATCTTGTTCTGCGGGAAGAGGATGCTTTGAAATTCAAAGACCCAGAGGATGCCCAGCCGGTCTTTCAGATGCTGCTTCTGATGGCCGAGGGCTATGCGGCCGGGTACCGGGGGGCGGCGGCTTTCGATTTTCAGGCTGTCATGGAGGATTTTGAGAAGAACATCGCAATTCTGCGGAAAAATTTTTATAAGGAGGAGTATTTGAAATGA
- a CDS encoding helix-turn-helix transcriptional regulator, with protein sequence MKFERDERKFDFHDIGCEIKRKRETSGMTQDQLALIIDRDPRTIIYNENDGQHPSLNTFYQMVTMFDISVDQFFYPDMSADDACKKRINTLAALTLDRFGYWCYTLNNRNGYCVRRRK encoded by the coding sequence ATGAAATTTGAACGCGATGAGCGCAAATTTGATTTCCACGATATAGGGTGCGAGATAAAGCGCAAAAGAGAAACCAGCGGGATGACACAGGATCAACTGGCCCTTATCATTGACCGTGATCCCCGCACCATCATATATAACGAAAACGACGGTCAGCATCCGAGCTTGAACACTTTTTATCAGATGGTGACAATGTTCGATATATCGGTGGATCAGTTCTTTTATCCAGACATGAGCGCAGATGACGCTTGCAAAAAGCGCATCAATACACTTGCTGCATTAACACTTGACCGATTCGGTTATTGGTGCTATACTCTGAATAACCGAAACGGTTATTGTGTAAGAAGAAGGAAATGA
- a CDS encoding alpha/beta hydrolase yields the protein MKDSLKKGLIIGAAGSAICVLWHHLLTKKMMQLAMDRVAPQDRSNGKMRVSGSPEMIETTEIVKKAAGQLEKSGCDVVEITAHDGISLIGHWCPCEEPKRTIVAMHGWRSSWSHDFGLIADFWRNNHCSVLYAEQRGQNNSGGDHMSLGLLERYDCLAWTNWINEKTGKSIPIYLAGVSMGATSVLMASELELPDNVFGIAADSAFTSLHAIWKHVSESNLHIPYALHKTGADRMCKKRIQMDADAASTTEALKHCQIPVLFVHGTDDHFVPVEMTYENYKACTSEKRLLIVPGADHCMSYLVGKSTYERIAKEFWEFCEQRKKNP from the coding sequence ATGAAGGATTCATTGAAAAAAGGATTGATAATAGGTGCTGCCGGTAGTGCGATTTGTGTGCTTTGGCATCATCTTCTAACCAAAAAGATGATGCAGCTCGCCATGGATCGGGTTGCGCCGCAGGACAGAAGCAACGGAAAAATGCGTGTGTCCGGTTCACCTGAAATGATAGAAACCACTGAAATTGTAAAAAAGGCAGCTGGTCAGCTCGAAAAAAGCGGCTGTGACGTGGTGGAAATCACTGCTCACGACGGAATTTCATTGATTGGGCATTGGTGTCCCTGCGAAGAACCGAAAAGAACTATAGTTGCCATGCACGGGTGGCGTTCCTCCTGGTCACATGATTTTGGTCTAATCGCAGATTTCTGGCGCAATAATCATTGTTCTGTACTCTACGCAGAGCAGCGGGGACAAAATAATAGCGGCGGCGACCATATGAGTTTAGGTTTGCTGGAACGCTACGATTGCCTGGCATGGACAAATTGGATAAACGAGAAAACAGGAAAAAGCATTCCCATCTATCTTGCCGGGGTATCCATGGGTGCAACCTCTGTGCTAATGGCGTCCGAACTGGAACTGCCGGATAATGTATTTGGAATCGCAGCGGACAGTGCATTTACTTCGCTCCATGCAATTTGGAAACATGTCTCCGAAAGCAATCTGCATATTCCTTATGCTCTGCATAAAACAGGTGCCGATAGGATGTGCAAAAAGCGCATCCAAATGGATGCTGATGCTGCCTCAACTACAGAAGCGTTGAAGCACTGCCAAATTCCTGTTCTTTTTGTCCACGGAACAGATGACCACTTTGTTCCGGTTGAAATGACATACGAAAACTATAAAGCCTGTACATCAGAAAAGCGTCTGCTGATTGTTCCGGGCGCTGACCACTGTATGAGCTATCTCGTAGGAAAAAGCACCTACGAGCGCATTGCAAAAGAGTTTTGGGAATTTTGCGAACAGCGGAAAAAGAATCCGTAG
- the cls gene encoding cardiolipin synthase, producing MRQRWLRVLFRRRMLTILLLLLQVYFLICLVLGGSQLSRNFSRLLTIVSIIAVLYIVSQKDKGAYKTAWAILILTFPLFGGLMYLLSNAQSSKWRFAKSVLHTQQKAKPLYALPGICYESATKQLPEYYPQIHYLQEYTGFPIYADTETHYLTPGERKLETLLAELEKAEKYIFLEYFIVQEGVMWNSILEVLKRKTTQGVTVRLIYDDMGCFLTLPKDYAKQLKKHGIQCAVFNPFRPVLTVKQNNRDHRKIAVIDGKVAFTGGINLADEYINAIEKHGHWKDAAIMLKGKAAWSFTLIFLQTWEICTHTDEDYEIFYPWKEQECPVTAKGFVQPYADSPMDEENVGEHVYLHILNNAKKYVYINTPYLIVDDSMLSALRLAAKSGVDIRIITPHRWDKWWVHMTTRSYYRELIKSGVKIYEYTNGFIHSKTFVSDDRTATVGTTNLDFRSLYLHYECGALLYEAKAVMEVKEDFLQTLEICQQVTEKDCKTNIVVHLLQDILRLFAPLM from the coding sequence ATGCGCCAGCGTTGGCTCCGTGTCTTATTCCGTAGAAGGATGTTGACGATACTCCTGCTACTTTTACAGGTATATTTTCTTATATGCCTTGTACTTGGGGGAAGTCAGCTTTCCCGAAATTTCAGTCGCCTACTGACAATCGTCAGTATCATTGCGGTGCTTTATATCGTTTCCCAGAAAGACAAAGGCGCCTACAAAACTGCATGGGCGATCCTGATCCTAACCTTCCCGTTGTTTGGTGGACTGATGTATCTTTTGTCTAATGCACAATCCTCGAAATGGCGCTTTGCAAAAAGTGTCCTCCATACACAACAAAAGGCAAAACCACTCTATGCACTCCCCGGCATTTGCTATGAAAGCGCAACAAAACAACTGCCTGAATATTACCCTCAAATTCATTACTTGCAGGAATACACGGGGTTTCCAATATATGCAGATACAGAAACACATTACCTTACACCGGGTGAACGAAAGCTGGAAACACTTTTGGCAGAACTTGAAAAAGCCGAGAAGTACATATTTCTGGAATATTTCATCGTGCAGGAAGGCGTTATGTGGAACAGCATCTTGGAAGTTTTGAAGCGAAAAACCACGCAAGGCGTAACTGTGCGACTGATTTATGACGATATGGGTTGCTTTCTCACTCTTCCGAAAGACTACGCAAAGCAGCTAAAAAAACACGGTATCCAGTGCGCCGTATTCAATCCCTTCCGACCTGTTCTGACCGTAAAGCAAAATAACAGAGATCACCGAAAAATAGCGGTCATTGATGGAAAGGTGGCTTTTACCGGAGGTATCAATCTGGCAGATGAATACATCAACGCCATTGAGAAACACGGACACTGGAAAGATGCAGCGATCATGCTGAAAGGCAAAGCCGCATGGAGTTTCACACTAATTTTTTTACAGACGTGGGAAATTTGTACCCATACAGACGAGGACTACGAAATCTTCTACCCATGGAAAGAACAAGAGTGCCCTGTTACTGCAAAGGGGTTTGTTCAGCCATACGCTGACAGTCCAATGGATGAAGAAAATGTGGGCGAACACGTTTACCTGCATATCTTAAACAATGCAAAGAAGTACGTGTATATCAACACCCCATATCTGATTGTCGATGATAGTATGCTTTCCGCTTTGCGTCTTGCGGCAAAAAGTGGTGTGGATATACGCATCATCACACCCCACCGCTGGGATAAATGGTGGGTACACATGACCACACGCTCGTATTACCGAGAGCTGATAAAATCAGGCGTTAAAATCTACGAATATACCAATGGTTTCATCCACTCCAAAACCTTTGTGTCCGATGACCGTACTGCAACAGTCGGGACAACAAATTTGGATTTTCGCAGCTTATATCTGCACTATGAATGTGGTGCTCTGCTCTATGAGGCCAAAGCTGTTATGGAAGTCAAGGAGGATTTTCTGCAAACGCTGGAGATATGCCAACAGGTGACAGAAAAGGATTGCAAAACAAATATCGTAGTGCATCTGCTCCAGGATATACTGCGGCTATTTGCACCACTAATGTAA
- a CDS encoding AI-2E family transporter, with protein MFEDIETHKKLSKWIIGTFTACILIYLGIRHISHVADAVMWLKDLLNPLLIGLILALFLNVPLGVIERHLFPKHPTSRKTKMRRPLAILLSFILVIGVFVGVAFLVIPELIDAVSIVISSLTNGLDQLVAFESTADYSKIPFGEQLSQIDIDFLELKDNLNEWLNQLGTTIMDTAASAFGSVVATAVDFAIGLVFSIYILANKEKLKSQITRIVRVWIPACFAERGIHVAAVCEKNFKLFVAGQTTEAIILGSLCAIGMLILRIPYAPMIGALVGVTALIPYVGAWIATLVGAFLILTVNPFKALVFIIFLLTLQQIEGNAIYPKVVGAKINLPAMWVLAAITIGGNLAGPIGMLLGVPAAAATYALLKEATDKRETHLKTQEKEQMGNSHKQNIS; from the coding sequence ATGTTTGAAGATATTGAAACACACAAAAAATTATCAAAGTGGATTATCGGAACGTTTACAGCCTGCATTTTGATTTATCTTGGCATCCGACATATTAGTCATGTAGCTGATGCCGTGATGTGGTTGAAAGACCTGCTGAACCCACTTTTAATTGGATTGATTTTGGCGTTGTTTCTGAATGTTCCGTTGGGGGTTATTGAAAGACATCTGTTCCCCAAACATCCGACATCTAGGAAAACGAAAATGCGCCGCCCGCTTGCGATCCTGCTTTCATTTATTTTGGTGATAGGGGTCTTTGTCGGTGTTGCTTTTCTTGTTATTCCCGAATTGATCGATGCAGTATCTATTGTCATATCATCCTTGACGAATGGTCTGGATCAACTGGTGGCATTTGAAAGCACGGCTGACTATTCTAAAATCCCATTCGGAGAACAGCTGTCCCAAATTGATATTGATTTTCTTGAACTGAAAGACAATTTGAATGAATGGTTGAATCAATTGGGAACCACCATTATGGACACTGCTGCTTCCGCATTTGGAAGCGTGGTTGCGACGGCAGTCGATTTTGCGATTGGTCTTGTGTTCTCAATTTATATTTTGGCCAATAAGGAGAAATTAAAAAGTCAGATCACCCGAATTGTCCGTGTATGGATTCCAGCATGTTTTGCCGAGCGGGGCATTCATGTGGCAGCTGTCTGTGAAAAAAACTTCAAGCTTTTTGTAGCAGGGCAAACGACTGAGGCAATAATTTTAGGCAGCCTGTGTGCAATCGGTATGTTAATTCTGAGAATACCATATGCGCCGATGATCGGTGCGCTTGTTGGGGTAACAGCACTGATTCCCTATGTCGGTGCCTGGATTGCTACACTTGTGGGTGCATTTTTGATTCTGACAGTCAATCCTTTTAAGGCACTGGTATTCATTATTTTCCTGCTTACTTTGCAACAGATCGAAGGAAATGCAATCTATCCGAAAGTTGTGGGCGCAAAAATCAACCTTCCTGCCATGTGGGTTTTAGCGGCAATCACAATAGGTGGCAATCTGGCTGGACCAATCGGTATGTTGCTTGGCGTACCTGCCGCAGCAGCCACTTACGCTCTTTTGAAAGAAGCAACCGATAAGCGGGAAACGCATCTGAAAACACAAGAAAAAGAGCAGATGGGTAATTCACATAAACAGAATATATCCTAA
- a CDS encoding helix-turn-helix transcriptional regulator encodes MPIDDLTALGQIMREARKKKDLTQQELSDQSHVSVKQIANIEKGQMNPSYLILRALAKVLNISLDSLINPDVSPEDEGANQMKMLYSSCPSEMRETLLHHTQETMQELTELSKKIEAN; translated from the coding sequence ATGCCGATTGACGATTTAACCGCTTTGGGTCAAATAATGCGGGAGGCCCGAAAGAAAAAAGACCTGACACAGCAGGAGCTTTCAGACCAGAGCCATGTTTCTGTAAAACAAATTGCCAACATTGAAAAAGGGCAGATGAATCCTTCCTATTTGATTTTAAGAGCATTGGCCAAGGTTTTGAACATCTCTCTGGATTCTCTGATAAATCCGGATGTTTCTCCAGAAGATGAGGGAGCCAACCAGATGAAAATGCTTTATTCCAGCTGCCCGTCAGAAATGCGTGAAACCCTGCTGCACCATACACAGGAGACCATGCAGGAATTAACAGAGCTATCTAAGAAAATTGAAGCGAATTGA
- a CDS encoding relaxase/mobilization nuclease domain-containing protein yields the protein MATTRIIPLHAGKGRMVGKAISDIIDYVKNPEKTDHGRLITSYQCDSRVADAQFLLDKQTYAARTGRVRGADDVIAYHLRQSFVPGEITPEEANRLGVELARRFTKGKHAFIVCTHIDKAHVHNHIIWNSTTLECDRKFRNFWGSTRAVHRLSDTICIENGYSIVEAPKRRGQSYNKWLGDAAKPSHKELLRQAIDRALAQKPASLEELLCLLEQDGFTVHQRGKTISIGAEGWGNNVRFDRLGDGYALDDLLAVLSGQKEHTPRKKTAVQTAPPKVNLLVDIQAKLQAGKGAGYARWAKVFNLKQMAQTLNYLSEHGLLDYADLETKTAEATARYHALSDQIKAAEKRMAEIAVLRTHIVNYAKTRDTYVAYRKAGYSKKFRQEHEEEILLHQAAKEAFNELNVKKLPTIKELQTEYAQLLADKKKAYGEYRQARTAMRELLTVKNNVDRVLAMEQTEPQQKEKDHGQR from the coding sequence ATGGCCACCACCCGCATCATACCGCTGCACGCCGGCAAGGGCCGCATGGTCGGCAAGGCGATCAGCGACATCATCGACTATGTAAAAAATCCAGAAAAGACCGACCACGGCAGGCTCATTACCAGCTACCAGTGTGACAGCCGCGTGGCCGACGCGCAGTTCCTGCTGGACAAGCAGACCTACGCCGCCCGCACTGGCCGGGTGCGCGGTGCGGACGACGTGATCGCCTACCACCTGCGGCAGTCCTTTGTGCCGGGCGAGATCACGCCGGAGGAAGCCAACCGCCTGGGCGTGGAGCTGGCCCGGCGCTTTACCAAAGGCAAGCACGCTTTCATCGTCTGTACCCACATCGACAAGGCTCACGTCCACAACCATATTATATGGAACTCCACCACGCTGGAGTGTGACCGCAAGTTCCGCAACTTTTGGGGCAGCACTCGCGCTGTCCACCGTCTGAGCGATACCATCTGCATCGAGAATGGCTACTCCATTGTGGAGGCTCCCAAGCGGCGCGGCCAGAGCTACAACAAGTGGCTGGGCGATGCGGCCAAGCCCTCCCACAAGGAGCTGCTGCGCCAGGCCATTGACCGGGCGCTGGCACAGAAACCGGCCAGCCTGGAGGAGCTGCTGTGCCTGCTGGAACAGGACGGCTTTACCGTTCACCAGCGCGGCAAAACCATCTCCATCGGCGCGGAGGGCTGGGGCAACAACGTCCGCTTTGACCGGCTGGGGGACGGCTACGCGCTGGACGATCTGCTGGCGGTCCTCTCCGGCCAGAAAGAGCATACGCCCCGCAAGAAAACCGCTGTACAGACCGCTCCACCCAAGGTCAATCTGTTGGTGGACATCCAGGCAAAACTCCAGGCCGGAAAAGGCGCCGGGTATGCTCGCTGGGCCAAGGTGTTCAACCTCAAACAGATGGCCCAGACCCTCAACTACCTGTCTGAACACGGGCTGCTGGATTATGCCGATTTAGAAACCAAAACAGCAGAGGCGACGGCCCGCTACCATGCGCTGTCCGATCAGATCAAGGCCGCCGAGAAGCGCATGGCCGAGATCGCCGTGCTGCGAACTCATATCGTCAACTACGCCAAGACCCGCGACACCTATGTGGCCTACCGCAAGGCCGGGTATTCAAAGAAATTCCGGCAGGAGCATGAGGAGGAAATCTTGCTGCACCAGGCCGCCAAGGAAGCCTTCAACGAGCTGAATGTGAAGAAGCTGCCCACCATCAAGGAGCTTCAGACCGAGTACGCCCAACTGCTGGCGGATAAGAAAAAGGCTTATGGCGAGTACCGACAGGCCCGCACTGCCATGCGGGAGCTGCTGACGGTCAAGAACAATGTGGATAGGGTCTTGGCGATGGAGCAGACCGAGCCGCAACAGAAAGAAAAAGACCACGGCCAGCGGTGA
- a CDS encoding nucleotidyl transferase AbiEii/AbiGii toxin family protein yields MIKTARQLKDLIRNLSKKNAADAQILMRNYMMERFLERISLSSYRDKFILKGGMLVAAMVGLDARSTMDLDATVKGANVSIEDVENMMAEIIAVPIDDGVTFQVKSISEIMDEAEYPGIRVTVTTLFDGVRTPLKIDISTGDAITPKEVRYSFKLMLEDRSIDVWAYNLETVLAEKLETIITRTTTNTRMRDFYDIAILQQLYGSTLDPHVLHDALLATAHKRGTERHLAEAAEVFDEVENSPVMQDLWAAYQKKFSYASDLDWNTVMAAVRQLFSRCEGEV; encoded by the coding sequence ATGATAAAGACAGCCAGACAGCTGAAAGATTTGATCCGCAACCTGTCAAAGAAAAATGCTGCGGATGCGCAGATTTTGATGCGCAACTATATGATGGAGCGTTTTCTGGAACGCATTTCTCTCTCGTCCTACCGGGACAAATTCATCCTCAAGGGCGGGATGCTGGTGGCCGCGATGGTCGGCCTGGACGCCCGCTCCACGATGGACCTGGACGCAACGGTCAAGGGAGCTAACGTCAGCATAGAGGATGTGGAGAACATGATGGCCGAGATCATCGCTGTTCCCATTGACGACGGCGTTACCTTCCAGGTGAAAAGCATTTCGGAAATCATGGATGAAGCGGAATATCCCGGTATCCGGGTCACGGTGACAACGCTCTTTGACGGGGTGCGCACCCCGCTGAAAATCGACATTTCAACCGGCGACGCCATCACCCCTAAAGAGGTGCGGTACAGCTTCAAGCTCATGCTGGAGGACCGCTCCATCGACGTTTGGGCCTATAACCTGGAGACCGTGCTGGCCGAAAAGCTGGAAACCATCATCACCCGCACTACGACCAACACCCGTATGAGAGATTTTTACGACATCGCCATCCTGCAACAACTCTATGGCAGCACTCTGGACCCGCACGTTCTCCATGACGCGCTGCTGGCGACAGCCCACAAGCGCGGCACCGAGCGCCATCTGGCCGAGGCCGCCGAAGTCTTTGATGAAGTGGAGAACAGCCCGGTCATGCAGGACCTGTGGGCGGCCTATCAGAAAAAGTTTTCCTATGCGTCCGACCTTGACTGGAATACGGTCATGGCTGCGGTGCGGCAGCTGTTCTCTCGTTGCGAGGGTGAGGTATGA
- a CDS encoding type IV toxin-antitoxin system AbiEi family antitoxin domain-containing protein — MSKFQQLDQLMERQDGMLRTGQVLAAGISKPVFYQFVQSRGLEQAAHGIYLSKDAWVDAMYLLHLRCPQAVFSHETALFFHDLTDREPLAYSVTVKTGYNPTRLKGEGVQVFTIKAELHEVGLTAAQTPFGHDVPVYDMERTICDVLRSRSHIEMQTFQDALKAYARRKDKDLRTLMRYARLFRVEKILRQYLEVLL, encoded by the coding sequence ATGAGCAAATTTCAACAGCTGGACCAGCTGATGGAACGTCAGGATGGGATGCTGCGCACCGGGCAGGTCCTCGCGGCCGGGATCTCAAAACCTGTTTTTTATCAATTCGTGCAGTCTCGTGGGCTGGAACAGGCGGCGCATGGGATTTATCTTTCCAAAGATGCCTGGGTGGACGCCATGTATCTGCTGCATCTTCGCTGTCCGCAGGCGGTTTTTTCCCATGAAACGGCGCTGTTTTTCCACGACCTGACCGACCGGGAGCCGCTGGCCTATTCTGTCACGGTCAAGACAGGGTACAACCCCACCCGGCTTAAAGGTGAGGGCGTCCAGGTCTTTACCATCAAGGCGGAGCTGCATGAGGTCGGCCTGACAGCCGCGCAGACCCCCTTCGGTCACGATGTGCCGGTCTATGATATGGAACGGACGATCTGCGATGTGCTGCGCAGCCGGAGCCACATCGAGATGCAGACATTTCAGGACGCTTTGAAAGCGTATGCCCGCCGGAAAGACAAGGACCTGCGGACGCTGATGCGCTATGCCAGGCTGTTCCGTGTCGAGAAGATTTTACGCCAGTATTTGGAGGTACTGCTATGA
- a CDS encoding succinate dehydrogenase: protein MRAVLFILKLGLKILAAPVVLALMLFTWLCFGLLYVSSFIFGLASTVVALLGIAVLVTYSPQNGVILLVIAFLVSPLGLPMAAAWLVGKVQDLRYAIQDAVYG from the coding sequence ATGAGAGCGGTGCTGTTTATTTTGAAATTGGGGCTGAAAATCCTTGCTGCGCCGGTAGTGCTGGCGCTGATGCTGTTCACCTGGCTGTGCTTCGGGCTACTGTATGTGTCCAGCTTTATCTTCGGCTTGGCCTCCACAGTGGTGGCGCTGCTGGGGATCGCGGTGCTTGTGACCTACTCGCCGCAAAACGGTGTGATCCTGCTGGTGATTGCCTTCCTGGTCAGCCCGCTGGGCCTGCCGATGGCTGCTGCATGGTTGGTGGGCAAGGTGCAGGACCTGCGGTATGCGATCCAGGACGCGGTGTACGGCTGA